One window of Chloroflexus aggregans DSM 9485 genomic DNA carries:
- the sufU gene encoding Fe-S cluster assembly sulfur transfer protein SufU, producing MDDIYREQILEHARHPRNYGHLPAPTVIREERNPLCGDQIRLELAIVDDVIADVRFTGRGCAISQASASLLTEAIKGKPVAEAKQFSKDDLLEIIGIPLAHNPTRLKCALLSLKALKAGLYGVGQEDEDI from the coding sequence ATGGATGACATCTATCGTGAACAGATCCTCGAACATGCCCGTCATCCACGCAACTACGGCCATCTGCCGGCACCGACGGTGATTCGCGAGGAGCGTAATCCGTTGTGTGGCGACCAGATCCGGCTCGAACTGGCGATTGTCGACGACGTCATTGCTGATGTGCGTTTTACCGGTCGTGGTTGTGCGATCAGTCAGGCCAGTGCTTCGCTGCTGACCGAAGCGATTAAGGGCAAGCCGGTCGCCGAGGCCAAGCAGTTTAGTAAGGATGACTTGCTTGAGATCATTGGGATACCGCTGGCCCACAACCCTACCCGGCTCAAGTGCGCGTTGCTCTCGTTGAAGGCGCTCAAAGCCGGTCTGTATGGGGTGGGGCAGGAGGATGAAGATATATAA
- a CDS encoding sulfurtransferase, with translation MSGYAHPEALVETQWVADHLNDPHVRIVESDEDLLLYDTGHIPGAVKIDWVQDLNDPVIRDYLDSERFAALMRAKGISNDTTVVLYGDKHNWWATYAFWVFKLFGHRDVRIMNGGRAKWIAEGRPLTREVPVYPPGSYVAPPRDDSTIRAFRDQVLEFVRQRKGVLVDVRSPQEYTGERTHMPDYPQEGTLRGGHIPTAVNIPWARAVNEDSTFKSVEELRELYATHGVTPDKEVIAYCRIGERSSHTWFVLTYLLGYPHVRNYDGSWTEWGNSVGLPIEKNV, from the coding sequence ATGAGCGGTTATGCCCATCCTGAAGCGCTGGTCGAAACCCAGTGGGTTGCCGACCACCTGAACGACCCTCACGTTCGCATCGTTGAGAGCGATGAGGACTTGTTGCTGTACGATACCGGTCATATTCCCGGTGCGGTGAAAATTGACTGGGTGCAGGATTTGAACGATCCGGTGATCCGCGACTATCTCGATTCCGAGCGATTTGCGGCACTGATGCGGGCTAAAGGTATCAGCAACGATACTACCGTCGTTCTTTACGGCGATAAGCACAATTGGTGGGCGACTTACGCATTTTGGGTCTTTAAATTGTTCGGTCATCGCGACGTGCGGATTATGAACGGCGGTCGGGCGAAATGGATTGCGGAAGGTCGCCCGCTCACCCGCGAGGTGCCGGTGTATCCTCCCGGTTCGTATGTGGCGCCACCGCGTGATGATTCGACGATCCGGGCTTTCCGCGATCAAGTGCTCGAGTTTGTCCGCCAGCGCAAGGGTGTTCTTGTCGATGTACGTAGTCCGCAAGAGTACACCGGTGAGCGGACCCATATGCCTGACTATCCACAAGAGGGGACGCTGCGCGGTGGCCATATTCCGACGGCGGTCAATATCCCGTGGGCGAGGGCTGTGAATGAAGACAGCACCTTCAAGAGTGTTGAAGAGTTGCGTGAGCTGTACGCTACCCATGGCGTAACCCCAGACAAAGAGGTGATTGCTTACTGCCGTATCGGTGAGCGCAGCAGCCACACTTGGTTTGTTCTCACCTACCTGCTCGGTTATCCGCACGTGCGTAACTATGACGGTAGCTGGACCGAGTGGGGCAACAGTGTTGGCTTGCCAATTGAGAAGAATGTCTAG
- the sufD gene encoding Fe-S cluster assembly protein SufD: protein MTTTLPTLNEISAEFVVARSQAAGEPAWLTDRRREAWAAFAQMNPPEWRRTDLSKLDPTTIAPSDSAHATAIQWDPALAAQGVVFTTLAAALRSHEALIQKYMDTAVEPLKHKFSALRAALWQDGAFLYVPKGVAIEVPLRLIYTLGTDGVAIFPRTLVIVEPQASVTLIEEFTSPDLRAGSFAGPITEIFVGDGASVRFISIQHWGRGVYHLAGQRAILNRDANLEWTSIQLGGQVQHIEAEATLVGNGSRLNWLGATFAADSQNLVIAPWMRHVGHNCESFMQFKTVVNDTAYSVFDGMIKIEHESAATSTRLEEHALHLSPKARNDSIPGLMISTNDVLKGGHASTSGDIDQEQLFYMQTRGIPRAEAQRMIVMGFFEPALDTIPLEELRAELIAEIAAKI from the coding sequence ATGACAACGACGTTGCCTACTTTGAACGAGATCAGCGCCGAGTTCGTCGTGGCGCGTTCGCAAGCTGCCGGCGAGCCGGCATGGCTCACCGATCGTCGGCGGGAAGCATGGGCTGCCTTTGCCCAGATGAATCCGCCCGAGTGGCGGCGGACCGATCTTAGCAAGCTTGATCCGACGACGATTGCTCCCTCAGATAGTGCGCATGCGACGGCGATCCAGTGGGATCCGGCGTTGGCTGCGCAAGGTGTCGTCTTTACGACGCTGGCGGCGGCATTACGCTCGCACGAAGCACTGATCCAGAAATATATGGATACGGCAGTTGAGCCGTTGAAGCATAAGTTTAGCGCGCTGCGGGCTGCCCTCTGGCAAGACGGTGCGTTCCTGTACGTGCCGAAGGGTGTCGCTATCGAGGTGCCGCTCCGCCTGATCTATACGCTCGGTACCGATGGTGTGGCGATTTTTCCACGCACCTTAGTCATCGTTGAACCACAGGCGAGCGTTACGCTGATCGAGGAGTTTACCTCGCCCGATCTGCGTGCCGGTTCCTTTGCCGGTCCAATCACCGAGATCTTCGTTGGCGATGGAGCAAGTGTCCGCTTCATCAGCATTCAACATTGGGGGCGCGGTGTCTACCATCTGGCCGGTCAGCGCGCCATCCTGAATCGCGATGCCAATCTAGAATGGACGTCGATCCAGCTTGGTGGTCAAGTGCAGCATATCGAAGCTGAGGCGACACTGGTTGGTAACGGTTCACGCCTCAATTGGCTCGGTGCGACGTTTGCTGCCGATAGCCAGAACTTGGTGATCGCGCCGTGGATGCGCCACGTCGGTCATAATTGCGAGAGTTTCATGCAATTTAAGACGGTAGTCAACGACACGGCCTACAGTGTCTTCGATGGTATGATCAAGATCGAGCACGAGTCGGCGGCTACCAGTACGCGGCTGGAAGAGCATGCCTTGCACCTTAGCCCCAAGGCGCGTAACGATAGTATTCCCGGTCTGATGATTAGCACGAACGATGTGCTGAAAGGCGGGCATGCTTCAACCAGCGGCGATATCGATCAAGAGCAGCTCTTCTATATGCAAACTCGCGGTATTCCGCGTGCCGAAGCGCAACGGATGATCGTGATGGGCTTCTTTGAGCCGGCGCTCGATACGATCCCGCTTGAAGAGTTGCGTGCCGAGTTGATCGCTGAAATCGCAGCAAAGATCTAA
- the sufB gene encoding Fe-S cluster assembly protein SufB, whose protein sequence is MVAEAVNLQFDYSRYGFRQEERYVYKAPKGLNERIVRELSGMKGEPEWMLKRRLRALEIFNKKPTPLVGMWANPELAELNYDDIHYFVRANERPQTDWDAVPPEIKNTFERLGIPEAERKFLAGVGAQYESEVVYHSLREEWAKQGVIFLDTDTALKEYPEFFKEYFGTIVPAADNKYAALNTAVWSGGSFVYVPKGVKVDIPLQAYFRINAERMGQFERTLIIIDEGAEAHYIEGCTAPIYSTNSLHSAVVEVIVKKGGKFRYTTIQNWANNIFNLVTKRAVAYEEASMEWVDGNIGSKLTMKYPSVYLMGRKARGEVLSVAYAGRGQHQDAGAKMVHLAPETTSRITNKSVSKDGGKTTYRGLAKVAPGAYGAKINVNCDALILDENSASDTIPYIEIEEDRCTLAHEATVGRIGAEQLFYLMSRGISESDALSMIVLGFMEPFTRELPMEYAVELNRLIQLEMEGSVG, encoded by the coding sequence GTGGTCGCTGAAGCAGTCAATTTGCAGTTCGACTACTCGCGCTATGGCTTCCGACAGGAAGAGCGCTATGTCTATAAAGCACCCAAGGGCCTGAATGAGCGCATTGTGCGCGAACTTTCCGGCATGAAGGGTGAGCCGGAGTGGATGTTGAAGCGACGGCTGCGCGCGTTGGAGATTTTCAATAAGAAGCCAACGCCGCTCGTCGGGATGTGGGCCAATCCCGAACTGGCCGAGTTGAACTACGACGACATCCACTACTTTGTGCGGGCCAACGAACGCCCACAGACCGACTGGGATGCGGTGCCGCCGGAGATTAAGAATACCTTCGAGCGGCTGGGTATTCCTGAGGCTGAGCGTAAATTCCTTGCCGGTGTCGGTGCTCAGTACGAGTCGGAAGTTGTCTACCACTCGCTGCGCGAAGAGTGGGCAAAGCAAGGTGTGATCTTCCTTGATACCGATACCGCGCTGAAAGAGTACCCTGAGTTCTTCAAGGAGTACTTCGGTACCATTGTGCCGGCGGCTGACAACAAGTACGCTGCGCTCAACACCGCGGTCTGGTCAGGCGGCTCGTTTGTCTACGTGCCGAAGGGTGTGAAGGTTGATATTCCGCTGCAAGCTTACTTCCGCATCAACGCCGAGCGGATGGGTCAGTTTGAGCGCACCTTGATCATTATCGATGAAGGGGCTGAGGCCCACTACATCGAGGGTTGCACGGCGCCGATCTACAGCACTAACTCGCTGCACTCGGCGGTGGTCGAAGTTATCGTCAAGAAAGGTGGTAAGTTCCGTTACACCACCATCCAGAATTGGGCCAACAACATCTTCAATCTCGTTACCAAGCGAGCGGTGGCCTACGAAGAGGCCAGTATGGAGTGGGTGGACGGCAACATCGGCTCGAAGCTGACCATGAAGTACCCGTCGGTATATCTGATGGGCCGCAAGGCGCGTGGTGAGGTGCTCTCGGTAGCGTATGCCGGGCGTGGTCAGCACCAAGATGCCGGTGCCAAGATGGTGCATCTCGCTCCCGAAACGACCTCGCGCATCACCAACAAGTCGGTGAGCAAGGATGGTGGTAAGACAACCTACCGCGGTTTAGCTAAGGTGGCGCCGGGTGCCTATGGCGCGAAGATCAATGTCAACTGCGATGCTCTGATCCTCGATGAGAATTCGGCGTCGGATACGATCCCGTATATCGAGATCGAGGAAGATCGCTGCACGTTGGCCCACGAAGCAACGGTTGGCCGCATCGGTGCTGAGCAGCTCTTCTACCTGATGAGCCGCGGTATCTCTGAGTCGGACGCGCTATCGATGATCGTGCTCGGCTTTATGGAGCCGTTCACCCGTGAGCTGCCGATGGAATATGCGGTTGAATTGAACCGTCTCATCCAGCTTGAGATGGAAGGTTCGGTGGGTTAG
- a CDS encoding cysteine desulfurase, whose protein sequence is MATLSQFDVIALRREFPILHQQVNGKPLAFLDSAASSQKPQRVIETLEDYYRRYNANVHRGIYRLSEEATFAYERARGKLARLINAPSQREVIFVRNTTEAINLVAYSWGSANVRAGDRILLTMMEHHSNIVPWQLLAQRTGAELVYLPFDGQGRLVLDDLDRLLDERVKLVAFTHQSNVFGTINPVEPIVARARTVGARVLLDAAQSVPHMPVDVQALGVDFLAFSGHKMCGPTGSGVLWGRRELLNAMPPFLGGGSMIDLVELDHSTFAAAPTRFEAGTPAIGEAIALGEAADYLQEVGLTAIHHYEQELTAYALERLAEVPGLTVYGPPAGADRGGAVSFSLEGVHPHDVAAILDQEGVAVRAGHHCTQPLHRVLGVPATTRASFYLYNLPEEIDRLVAALHKARHIFA, encoded by the coding sequence ATGGCGACTTTGTCTCAATTTGATGTGATCGCTTTGCGGCGCGAGTTTCCGATTTTGCATCAGCAGGTGAATGGCAAGCCGCTGGCGTTTCTCGATAGTGCGGCTTCATCTCAAAAGCCACAGCGCGTTATCGAGACGCTGGAAGATTACTACCGGCGCTATAATGCCAACGTGCATCGTGGGATTTACCGGCTGAGCGAGGAGGCGACGTTTGCCTACGAGCGAGCACGTGGTAAGCTGGCCCGTCTGATCAATGCACCAAGTCAGCGCGAAGTGATCTTTGTGCGGAATACCACCGAGGCGATCAATCTGGTTGCGTATTCGTGGGGGAGTGCCAATGTTCGGGCCGGTGACCGCATCTTGCTCACGATGATGGAACACCATTCCAATATCGTGCCGTGGCAGTTGTTGGCGCAACGCACCGGTGCTGAGTTGGTCTATTTGCCGTTTGACGGTCAGGGGCGGTTGGTACTCGATGACCTCGACCGTTTGCTCGATGAACGGGTGAAGTTGGTTGCGTTTACGCACCAATCGAACGTCTTCGGGACGATTAACCCGGTTGAACCGATTGTGGCGCGGGCCCGCACGGTTGGCGCACGGGTACTGCTCGATGCTGCGCAGAGTGTACCACATATGCCGGTAGACGTGCAGGCGTTAGGGGTCGATTTTCTTGCCTTTAGTGGACATAAGATGTGTGGTCCGACCGGAAGCGGCGTGCTATGGGGGCGGCGTGAGCTGCTCAACGCGATGCCGCCGTTTCTCGGTGGTGGCTCGATGATCGACCTGGTTGAACTGGATCACAGCACGTTTGCCGCCGCGCCGACTCGGTTTGAGGCGGGCACGCCGGCGATTGGTGAGGCAATTGCGCTCGGTGAAGCAGCCGATTACCTGCAAGAGGTCGGTTTGACGGCGATCCACCACTACGAGCAAGAATTGACGGCATATGCCCTCGAACGTTTGGCCGAGGTACCGGGCCTGACCGTCTATGGGCCACCGGCAGGGGCGGATCGGGGTGGTGCAGTGAGTTTCTCGCTCGAAGGAGTGCATCCGCACGACGTAGCCGCTATCCTCGATCAAGAAGGGGTGGCGGTGCGGGCCGGCCATCATTGTACGCAGCCACTCCATCGGGTGCTTGGCGTACCGGCAACGACCCGGGCTAGCTTCTATCTCTACAATTTGCCCGAAGAGATCGATCGGTTGGTGGCGGCATTGCATAAGGCACGTCACATCTTTGCCTAG
- a CDS encoding non-heme iron oxygenase ferredoxin subunit, whose product MSLVEVCSLDDVPVGSGRAFTIHGHRIAVFRVAEREVYVLDDLCSHDEASLSEGELDTTELCVECPMHGSLFELRTGKPRTLPAFAPVATYRCEIRDDRIFVEFLSKNLTNC is encoded by the coding sequence ATGTCGTTGGTTGAGGTCTGTTCGCTGGATGACGTACCGGTTGGTAGTGGGCGGGCCTTTACTATTCATGGGCACCGGATTGCCGTTTTCCGCGTTGCTGAGCGTGAAGTGTATGTCCTCGACGATCTCTGTTCCCACGATGAGGCCTCGTTGAGCGAAGGTGAGCTTGATACCACAGAGTTGTGTGTCGAGTGCCCAATGCACGGTTCGCTCTTTGAACTGCGCACCGGTAAGCCTCGTACATTGCCGGCATTCGCTCCGGTCGCTACGTATCGTTGTGAAATACGCGACGATCGAATATTTGTTGAGTTTCTGAGTAAGAACTTGACTAATTGTTGA
- the sufC gene encoding Fe-S cluster assembly ATPase SufC: MSNDLIIKDLYARIGDKEILRGVNLTVRQGTIHAIMGPNGSGKSTLSYIIAGHPAYEVTSGEIWYKGHNLLELEPDERSRLGVFLAFQYPVAVPGVTVANFLRSAINAHRAEEGKDPKETAIPAAEFRKLLREGLNLLEMDESFARRYLNDGFSGGEKKRLEILQMMLLKPSMAVLDETDSGLDIDALRIVANGVNRMAGPHMGVLVITHYQRLLNYIKPNVVSVMMDGRIVREGGPELALELEEKGYDWLREELAGAA, from the coding sequence ATGAGCAACGATTTGATCATCAAGGATCTCTATGCGCGGATCGGTGACAAGGAGATTCTGCGCGGTGTGAATCTGACGGTACGTCAGGGTACGATCCACGCAATTATGGGGCCGAACGGCAGTGGCAAGAGCACGCTGTCGTACATTATCGCCGGCCACCCTGCGTATGAGGTAACGAGTGGCGAGATTTGGTACAAAGGCCATAATCTGCTGGAGCTTGAACCTGATGAGCGTAGCCGGCTGGGCGTGTTTCTCGCTTTCCAGTATCCGGTCGCAGTGCCGGGCGTTACGGTGGCAAACTTTTTGCGTTCGGCGATTAATGCACACCGGGCAGAAGAGGGCAAAGATCCGAAGGAGACGGCAATTCCAGCGGCTGAGTTTCGCAAGTTGCTCCGTGAAGGCTTGAACTTGTTAGAGATGGACGAGAGCTTTGCCCGTCGCTATCTCAATGACGGTTTTAGCGGCGGTGAAAAGAAGCGCCTTGAGATTTTACAGATGATGTTGCTCAAGCCGTCGATGGCCGTTCTCGACGAAACCGACTCTGGGTTAGATATTGATGCGCTGCGGATTGTGGCCAATGGCGTGAATCGGATGGCCGGCCCACACATGGGTGTGTTGGTCATTACCCACTATCAGCGCCTGCTCAACTATATCAAACCCAATGTCGTGTCGGTAATGATGGACGGTCGCATTGTGCGCGAGGGTGGTCCTGAACTGGCCCTTGAATTGGAGGAGAAGGGTTACGATTGGCTCCGTGAGGAGCTGGCCGGTGCCGCCTAA
- a CDS encoding iron-sulfur cluster assembly scaffold protein, producing MTTSHQDAIERLLDHYRRPRYYGELADALTYSGGVPDCGDTLTVYLRVASDGRLTALQFTGQGCSVSLGTASILIERLQGATLADLAALDEVTAIEVVGPDILQARPQCATLAYRVLKAAAQMAMRQA from the coding sequence ATGACTACTTCGCACCAAGATGCTATCGAACGCTTGCTCGATCATTACCGTCGCCCCCGCTACTATGGCGAACTCGCCGATGCATTAACGTACAGTGGCGGTGTTCCTGATTGTGGCGATACGTTGACCGTCTATCTGCGTGTGGCGTCCGATGGTCGCTTAACAGCCCTTCAATTTACGGGGCAGGGTTGTAGCGTGAGTCTTGGCACCGCATCAATCCTGATTGAACGGTTACAGGGTGCGACCCTGGCCGATCTGGCTGCACTCGATGAGGTGACCGCCATTGAGGTGGTTGGCCCCGATATTCTGCAAGCGCGGCCACAGTGTGCAACATTAGCATACCGTGTGCTCAAGGCGGCGGCCCAGATGGCGATGCGCCAAGCGTAG